The nucleotide window AGGGACTCTCAAAGTTGTTGGAAAGTCCCTAAAAATATatgatcggtcagggtccgactccggtcaaccccgccgatcagctgttttgatagggCCACAGCACTCATACTGCGGTTCACTCCCGggacacccgccaatcagctgttttgagggggaCCGcagcacttgtagcggcggttcatagtacagtattacagccttctcccattcgctttaatgggagaaggctgtagtactgtgaaccgctgttacaagtgtgtcggtgattcacagtacgagcagataatgAAAGAAGGGTAAGCAgcacgtacgagcgctgcggcctcttcaaaacagttgatcggcggAAGTCCCAGGAGTCaaaccccgaccgatcagatattaatggcctatcttgaggataggccatcaatttttagggactggacaattacTTGAAACAAATTTTTGGGGAGACTAAAGAGGTACACGGGAACACAATGCCAGACCTACCTACAACTTAAACCCAAATAGGCGATAGATACTTATAGAAAACAACACAGATAAGATGTCACATATAATACTCTGTGCAGCATATCCAGACAATATTCCAGAGCTCCTTCTACCGTCCTGCTTGACACATCTTGGTTTATTGGTCATTTGCCCGGCCGTGATCACCAGACTTGAGTAAGCTTCAAAAACATGTAGAAAACACACAACCTTTAGTCTTCCTAGTCTATATTGTTGTCaatttggtgaaaaaaagtgaaccCATCTCAAAACACAACGGAtgatgcactgtatggcatttaGTCTGTCTCCCGCAGCTGATGCAGTTTAATGGATGGAAATAAAGTTGACTTCACTAAATCCTAGTGAATTAATACACATTCAGCCCAGAAATACTAATCGTCACGGTACACGGAGGCACTACGACTAGTTGCCAGACATATTATTTATATTTGCCTCCCTGGTGTGTTCTCTGATGTTTAGTGTAGCTATATTTGGAATTGAAGTGTTTGCCACATTCTCTGCAGACATAAGGCTTGTTCTCTACATGAGTATTTTGGTGCTTGCGTAGGTTTGACTTGTCTGTGAAGCATTTACCACACTGGGGGCAAACATGCGGCCTCTCCCCAGAATGAATCCTCTGGTGAATGATCAGATATGATTTGTAGGCAAAGTGCTTTCCGCACAGGTTGCAGATATGTGGCTTCTCCCCGGTGTGTGTTCTTTGGTGCATTGCGATCTGTGACTTGTATGTAAAGTGTTTCCCGCACTCATTGCATTGGTGAGGCTTCCCACTGAGGTGCGTTCTCTTGTGGATGGTAAGGTGAGATTTGGTGGCATAACGTTTACCGCATTCTTCACAGCCGTATGGTTTTTCACCTGTGTGACTTCTTTGATGTCTTATTAGGTTGGATTTGTAATCAAAGTATTTCCCGCAATCATCACATTGATGGGATTTTTCCTCTGCTGGTGCGGTTTGTTCATTGCCCCGAGCAGAGAGCTTACTGAGCCTTTCAGATGTCTTTCTAACATTTCTCACCTCTAACCGTTTCTTACCCACTGGTTTATCACGGTTAATATGGCTATAGCTTTCACGGAGGAGTAGTCGGTCTCGTTCACCTTCTTCAGAAGCCAAtgtaaatgtgacattgcctgaATCATAAGAGGGGGACTTGGCAGGTGAGTCGTCTTCTTCTTGAAAGCCATGAAAAATGCTCATATCGTCATCTGCTGACCCATTAGGTGAACAGGTCATGTTATAAGGTTGATCATGTAGAGTTCTGTCCATGGAGTTATCGGAAGGAACAGGATGTACTGCAAACAGAAGAGATCTTATAAAAACAACCAAtacacaagtaaaaaaaataaatattatactaaatttttcttttttggaattatagggggtaaaatgtgTCCAAAATAGCAGATCGTTTGGATGTGAATTGGTCCTAATTTACAATCTCCATTCTCTTACCCTTGTATTTATGCGTTTGTGCTGCTATATGACATGTATAGTTTATGTTCTACAAGTCTGTGCCAGGATCAGAAGCGTAACTTGAatatcctgggccccaatgcaaaatctgtaacagggaccCCACCTAACATgtgacatttataatactggtgtcttcttatgtggcaggagGGTCTTTGGGCCTGGGTGCGGTTTCTACCTCAACATCCCCTATAGCTTCAGCCTTAACTAGGGCTTAAGATTGAACTGACCTATTTtgactttattttctattttcgtCATtgtattttaccttttttttttatgcagtgtaCCATCCAAAAGGTCAGAGAAATTTACGGGACATTCAAAAAATGTTCGATTTAAAGTTTTCAATGATACTTTACCCTTGTAACTGTCACAGACCTGTTTTGTAAAATTGTACAAAATCTGATCTAGGCTAGCCATGCCATATGAACTTTCATAGGAAGCCACGCAGAGTTTACTTCCTTACCTGCCCAAGTATCACCATGGATTTCCTGCTCCCGAATTCTTGCAAAGTGTTCCTCTGCCTGCCTTTCATCAGATATATGACTAGTGTAATAGTCACCTacataaaacataaatataaatgaTAAGTCAAGCTGAAGGTATCATGACACTGCGGGTAAATAAGTGTGACCTGTGAAAACCCAGGGTTTAACCTGACCGTAGAGCCATCTCTACAGCAACGTACCTAAATAGGTCTCCGAATCAATTTCCACTTGTAGAATGTCATTTTCATTGGTCTCACATTGTCCTTTCTCAATTGGTAAATGTGTTTCCAGTCTGTCCATAAAAATGTCTGGTACCGTAACTAAGACACATGAAATAAATTCAGTCACCAAGGACAAACTGAATGTGACGTAatatgaaaatttttattttcaccaaAGCACAGATGAGCCACCTTGTGACCAATTGGAATTTGACAGAATATGACTTTAATATTCATATAGCAATTGTAGTAATATGATCAAATGTGAAACCATTGTTACATGGGTAAAAATAGGTAAGATGATGAAGTATCTATTTAGAAACACCCCTATGTGtctctatatctatattttcaacGAAATTGACCCCTAATCCAATCATTTTGCACAATCGTGATTAAACATTTTCTATAGTCTTGTGTCTACCGCTCCTAGGCAGACCTGTGTCTCTATGGTAATAGACTACAAACTGTGCagcctgatcctgcagtcatactctttTTCCATCTGTCTTTTACTTC belongs to Rhinoderma darwinii isolate aRhiDar2 chromosome 8, aRhiDar2.hap1, whole genome shotgun sequence and includes:
- the LOC142659650 gene encoding uncharacterized protein LOC142659650 isoform X1; translation: MKKKNFTERILNHALGIIYLLTGEEYVIVKKNTPHSGTHLLTGEVPIKCGDISIYFSMEEWDFIEEHKDLYQEVTLKNQKIFHSSEILEDIIADRQEYGDTLSLVEDVSGKRNSQQVEVSHKICAVTVPDIFMDRLETHLPIEKGQCETNENDILQVEIDSETYLGDYYTSHISDERQAEEHFARIREQEIHGDTWAVHPVPSDNSMDRTLHDQPYNMTCSPNGSADDDMSIFHGFQEEDDSPAKSPSYDSGNVTFTLASEEGERDRLLLRESYSHINRDKPVGKKRLEVRNVRKTSERLSKLSARGNEQTAPAEEKSHQCDDCGKYFDYKSNLIRHQRSHTGEKPYGCEECGKRYATKSHLTIHKRTHLSGKPHQCNECGKHFTYKSQIAMHQRTHTGEKPHICNLCGKHFAYKSYLIIHQRIHSGERPHVCPQCGKCFTDKSNLRKHQNTHVENKPYVCRECGKHFNSKYSYTKHQRTHQGGKYK
- the LOC142659650 gene encoding uncharacterized protein LOC142659650 isoform X2 produces the protein MEEWDFIEEHKDLYQEVTLKNQKIFHSSEILEDIIADRQEYGDTLSLVEDVSGKRNSQQVEVSHKICAVTVPDIFMDRLETHLPIEKGQCETNENDILQVEIDSETYLGDYYTSHISDERQAEEHFARIREQEIHGDTWAVHPVPSDNSMDRTLHDQPYNMTCSPNGSADDDMSIFHGFQEEDDSPAKSPSYDSGNVTFTLASEEGERDRLLLRESYSHINRDKPVGKKRLEVRNVRKTSERLSKLSARGNEQTAPAEEKSHQCDDCGKYFDYKSNLIRHQRSHTGEKPYGCEECGKRYATKSHLTIHKRTHLSGKPHQCNECGKHFTYKSQIAMHQRTHTGEKPHICNLCGKHFAYKSYLIIHQRIHSGERPHVCPQCGKCFTDKSNLRKHQNTHVENKPYVCRECGKHFNSKYSYTKHQRTHQGGKYK